The following coding sequences are from one Pseudomonas mendocina window:
- the trkA gene encoding Trk system potassium transporter TrkA has product MKIIILGAGQVGGTLAEHLASEANDITVVDTDGDRLRDLGDRLDIRTVQGKGSFPTVLRQAGADDADMLVAVTNSDEVNMIACQVAYTLFHTPTRIARVREAAYLTREALFDNEAIPVDVLISPEQVVTNYIKRLIEYPGALQVIDFAEGKAQLVAVKAYYGGPLVGQQLRQIRAHMPNVDTRVAAIFRRNRPIMPQGDTVIEADDEVFFIAAKAHIRAVMSEMRRLEDDYKKVVIAGGGHIGERLAEAIESRYQVKIIEMNPARCRYLSENLESTIVLQGSASDRDLLMEENINDADIFLALTNDDEANIMSSLLAKRMGARKVMTIINNPAYVDLVQGGEIDIAISPQLATIGTLLTHVRRGDIESVHSLRRGAAEALEVIAHGDAKSSKVIGRMIKDIALPPSTTIGAIIRDEEVLIAHDSTVIESGDHVILFLVDKKYIRDVERLFQAGLTFF; this is encoded by the coding sequence GTGAAAATCATCATTCTCGGCGCCGGCCAGGTGGGTGGAACCCTGGCAGAACACCTCGCCAGCGAGGCCAACGACATCACCGTGGTCGACACCGACGGCGACCGCCTGCGCGACCTTGGCGATCGTCTGGACATTCGCACCGTGCAGGGCAAGGGCTCCTTCCCCACCGTGCTGCGCCAGGCCGGCGCCGATGACGCCGACATGCTGGTGGCGGTGACCAACAGCGACGAAGTCAACATGATCGCCTGTCAGGTGGCCTATACCCTGTTCCACACGCCGACGCGTATCGCCCGCGTGCGCGAGGCCGCCTACCTGACCCGCGAAGCGCTGTTCGACAACGAAGCGATCCCGGTCGACGTGCTGATCAGCCCCGAACAGGTGGTGACCAACTACATCAAGCGCCTGATCGAATACCCCGGCGCCCTGCAGGTGATCGACTTCGCCGAAGGCAAGGCGCAACTGGTGGCGGTCAAGGCCTACTACGGCGGCCCGCTGGTGGGCCAGCAGCTGCGCCAGATCCGCGCGCACATGCCCAACGTCGACACCCGCGTAGCGGCCATCTTTCGCCGCAACCGACCGATCATGCCGCAGGGCGACACGGTCATCGAGGCCGATGACGAGGTGTTCTTCATCGCCGCCAAGGCGCACATCCGCGCGGTGATGAGCGAGATGCGCCGCCTCGAGGACGACTACAAGAAAGTGGTCATCGCCGGCGGCGGGCATATCGGCGAGCGCCTGGCCGAAGCCATCGAGAGTCGCTACCAGGTGAAGATCATCGAGATGAACCCGGCGCGCTGCCGCTACCTCTCGGAAAACCTGGAAAGCACCATCGTCCTGCAGGGCAGTGCCTCCGACCGCGACCTGCTGATGGAAGAGAACATCAACGACGCCGACATCTTCCTGGCGCTGACCAACGACGACGAGGCCAACATCATGTCCTCGCTGCTGGCCAAGCGCATGGGCGCGCGCAAGGTGATGACCATCATCAACAACCCGGCCTACGTCGACCTGGTGCAGGGCGGCGAGATCGACATCGCCATCAGCCCGCAGCTGGCCACCATCGGCACCCTGCTGACCCATGTGCGCCGCGGCGATATCGAGAGCGTGCACAGCCTGCGTCGTGGCGCCGCCGAAGCGCTGGAGGTGATTGCCCACGGCGACGCCAAATCGAGCAAGGTGATCGGCCGCATGATCAAGGACATCGCCCTGCCACCGAGCACCACCATCGGCGCCATCATTCGCGACGAGGAAGTGCTGATCGCCCATGACAGCACGGTGATCGAGTCCGGCGACCACGTGATCCTGTTCCTGGTCGACAAGAAGTACATCCGCGACGTCGAGCGCCTGTTCCAGGCTGGCCTGACGTTCTTCTGA
- a CDS encoding tetratricopeptide repeat protein: MSTEALEKMLAKGMDNALLRFGLGKGYLDGGNAAQAAEHLQRCVEFDPSYSAAWKLLGKALQVEGDHDGARRAWQQGIAAAQAKGDKQAEKEMTVFLRKLDKPR; the protein is encoded by the coding sequence ATGAGTACCGAAGCGCTGGAAAAGATGCTGGCCAAGGGCATGGACAACGCCCTGCTGCGATTCGGCCTGGGCAAGGGTTATCTGGATGGCGGCAATGCCGCACAGGCGGCCGAGCACCTGCAACGCTGTGTCGAGTTCGACCCAAGTTACTCCGCCGCCTGGAAGCTGCTGGGCAAGGCGCTGCAGGTCGAGGGCGACCACGACGGCGCTCGCCGGGCCTGGCAGCAGGGCATCGCCGCGGCACAGGCCAAGGGCGACAAGCAGGCCGAGAAGGAAATGACGGTGTTCCTGCGCAAGCTGGACAAGCCACGCTGA
- a CDS encoding aspartate aminotransferase family protein, which translates to MSHYDELFAQDRAHFMHPSTHAHDHASGALKGRIITGASGIRIQDHEGRELIDAFAGLYCVNIGYGRTEVAEAIYKQAKELAYYHTYVGHSTEAIIELSARIIDWAPQGMKKVYYGMSGSDANETQIKLVRYYNNVLGRPAKKKIISRQRGYHGSGIMTGSLTGLASFHQHFDLPHADIKHAACPHFYKAPVGMDEAAFVRHCAEDLERLILAEGPDTVAAFIGEPVMGTGGIIVPPQGYWQAIQAVLAKYDILLIADEVVCAFGRLGTPMGSQMFGMQPDLITTAKGLTSAYAPLSAVIVGEKVWNVIDEASSRDGAMGHGWTYSGHPICAAAALANLNILEQENIAANAADVGAYLNQQLRQTFEGHPLVGEVRGIGMLAALEFMADKEARTPFDPALKVGPRVSAACLERGMIARAMPHGDILGFAPPLVLTKVEADEVVGIAKAAVDAVASEVL; encoded by the coding sequence ATGAGCCATTACGACGAGCTGTTCGCCCAGGACCGTGCCCACTTCATGCACCCGTCCACCCACGCTCACGATCACGCCAGCGGCGCGCTCAAGGGGCGCATCATCACCGGCGCCTCGGGTATCCGCATCCAGGATCATGAAGGCCGCGAGCTGATCGACGCCTTCGCCGGCCTGTACTGCGTGAACATCGGCTATGGCCGCACCGAGGTGGCCGAGGCCATCTACAAGCAGGCCAAGGAGCTGGCCTATTACCACACCTATGTTGGCCACTCGACCGAGGCCATCATCGAGCTGTCGGCGCGCATTATCGATTGGGCGCCGCAGGGTATGAAGAAGGTCTACTACGGTATGTCCGGCTCGGACGCCAACGAGACCCAGATCAAGCTGGTGCGTTACTACAACAACGTGCTCGGCCGCCCGGCGAAGAAGAAGATCATCTCCCGCCAGCGCGGCTACCACGGCTCGGGCATCATGACCGGCAGCCTCACTGGCCTGGCCAGCTTCCACCAGCACTTCGACCTGCCTCACGCGGACATCAAGCACGCCGCCTGCCCGCACTTCTACAAGGCGCCGGTCGGAATGGACGAAGCGGCCTTCGTGCGCCACTGCGCCGAGGATCTGGAGCGCCTGATCCTGGCCGAAGGGCCGGACACCGTGGCGGCCTTTATCGGCGAGCCGGTGATGGGTACCGGCGGCATCATCGTGCCGCCGCAAGGTTACTGGCAGGCGATCCAGGCCGTGCTGGCCAAGTACGACATCCTGCTGATCGCCGACGAAGTGGTCTGCGCCTTCGGCCGCCTGGGCACGCCGATGGGCAGCCAGATGTTCGGCATGCAGCCGGATCTGATCACCACTGCCAAGGGCCTGACCAGCGCCTATGCACCGTTGTCGGCGGTGATCGTCGGCGAGAAGGTGTGGAACGTGATCGACGAGGCCTCCAGCCGTGACGGCGCCATGGGTCATGGCTGGACCTACTCTGGCCATCCGATCTGCGCCGCCGCTGCGCTGGCCAACCTGAACATCCTGGAGCAGGAAAACATCGCCGCCAACGCCGCCGATGTTGGCGCCTACCTCAACCAGCAACTGCGTCAGACCTTCGAAGGCCATCCGCTGGTGGGTGAAGTGCGCGGTATCGGCATGCTCGCCGCGTTGGAGTTCATGGCCGACAAGGAGGCGCGTACGCCCTTCGACCCGGCGCTCAAGGTCGGCCCGCGGGTTTCCGCTGCCTGTCTGGAACGCGGCATGATCGCCCGCGCCATGCCGCACGGCGACATCCTCGGCTTCGCCCCGCCGCTGGTGCTGACCAAGGTCGAGGCGGATGAGGTGGTGGGGATCGCCAAGGCGGCGGTGGATGCGGTGGCCAGCGAGGTGCTCTGA
- a CDS encoding NAD-dependent succinate-semialdehyde dehydrogenase, with the protein MPLDHPLLFKSLCYVDGHWLHSDDGASIAVQNPADQSVIGHVPMLNQKQIIAAVDAAQRAFADWREQSLETRAALLRRWAELILQHQEDLARILSQEQGKPLAEARGEIRYAASFIPWFAEEARRLYGQTIPSHIPGAQLGTLKEPVGVCALLTPWNFPSAMITRKAAAALAAGCTVVVKPAHETPYSAFALAQLAEEAGLPAGVFNVVLGEPQMAMETLVKDTRVRSVSFTGSTRVGKLVLQAAAEDVKKVALELGGNAPLIVCADADLDQAVQVALDAKFQTSGQDCCAANRILVERPVYEEFLQRFAKAVRGLRVGPGHDERNQIGPLMHQAALDATAARVADALEQGARLLAGGEPHALGGWFWQPTLLADVTDSMRIYREENFAPIAGVRAFDTLDEAVTMANDTEYGLAAYICSNRVDVVHPLIRRLDHAMVAVNGTKFTGHPIPFGGMKASGLGREGGTEGFEPFVETKYFCIHHQGQRY; encoded by the coding sequence ATGCCCCTCGACCATCCCCTGCTGTTCAAATCGCTGTGCTACGTCGACGGTCACTGGCTGCACAGCGACGACGGCGCCAGCATCGCCGTGCAGAATCCGGCCGACCAGAGCGTGATTGGCCACGTGCCGATGCTCAATCAGAAACAGATCATCGCTGCGGTGGACGCCGCCCAGCGTGCCTTCGCCGACTGGCGCGAACAGAGCCTGGAAACCCGCGCGGCGCTGCTGCGCCGTTGGGCCGAACTGATCCTGCAGCATCAGGAAGACCTGGCGCGCATCCTCAGCCAGGAACAGGGCAAGCCGCTGGCCGAAGCCCGTGGCGAGATCCGTTACGCCGCCAGCTTTATCCCCTGGTTCGCCGAAGAGGCGCGCCGCCTCTACGGCCAGACCATCCCTAGCCATATTCCGGGTGCCCAGCTCGGTACGCTGAAGGAGCCGGTCGGCGTTTGCGCCCTGCTCACGCCGTGGAATTTCCCCAGCGCGATGATCACCCGCAAGGCCGCCGCGGCCCTGGCCGCCGGCTGCACCGTGGTGGTCAAACCGGCGCATGAGACGCCCTATTCCGCCTTCGCCCTGGCGCAACTGGCCGAGGAAGCCGGGCTGCCCGCTGGCGTGTTCAACGTGGTGCTGGGCGAGCCGCAGATGGCCATGGAGACCCTGGTCAAGGACACCCGCGTGCGTTCGGTGAGCTTCACCGGCTCGACCCGCGTCGGCAAGCTGGTGCTGCAGGCGGCTGCCGAGGATGTGAAGAAGGTGGCGCTGGAGCTGGGCGGCAACGCGCCGCTGATCGTCTGCGCCGATGCCGATCTCGATCAGGCCGTGCAGGTCGCGCTGGACGCCAAGTTCCAGACCTCCGGCCAGGACTGCTGCGCCGCCAACCGTATCCTGGTCGAGCGCCCCGTCTACGAAGAATTCCTGCAGCGCTTCGCCAAGGCCGTGCGTGGCCTGCGCGTTGGCCCTGGCCATGACGAGCGCAACCAGATTGGCCCGCTGATGCACCAGGCTGCGCTGGACGCGACTGCTGCACGGGTCGCCGATGCGCTCGAACAGGGTGCGCGCCTACTGGCAGGTGGTGAGCCGCATGCCCTTGGCGGCTGGTTCTGGCAACCGACGTTGCTGGCGGACGTTACTGACAGCATGCGTATCTATCGCGAGGAGAACTTCGCGCCCATCGCCGGCGTGCGCGCCTTCGACACTCTGGACGAAGCCGTGACCATGGCCAATGACACCGAATACGGCCTGGCCGCCTACATTTGCTCCAACCGTGTGGATGTCGTCCACCCGCTGATCCGTCGCCTCGACCACGCCATGGTTGCGGTCAATGGCACCAAGTTCACCGGCCACCCGATCCCCTTCGGTGGCATGAAAGCCTCTGGCCTCGGCCGTGAGGGCGGCACGGAAGGCTTCGAGCCCTTCGTCGAAACCAAGTACTTCTGCATTCATCACCAGGGCCAGCGTTACTGA
- a CDS encoding 7-cyano-7-deazaguanine/7-aminomethyl-7-deazaguanine transporter, with the protein MTLLPASVSRAVLAALIAFHILIIIASNYLVQLPMTIFGWHTTWGAFSFPFIFLATDLTVRLIGKHAARVVIARVMVPALVASYVVSVLFHEGAFGGLAALGEFNLFVFRIALASFLAYVLGQLLDIQVFDRLRQLKHWWIAPAASSVFGQAMDTLAFFSIAFWQSSDPFMAANWVEIAVVDYVIKLAVSLALFVPLYGMLLSAIVRRLPQRTATA; encoded by the coding sequence ATGACCCTGCTTCCTGCATCGGTCAGTCGCGCCGTGTTGGCTGCGCTGATCGCGTTTCATATCCTCATCATCATCGCCAGCAACTACCTCGTGCAGTTGCCGATGACTATCTTTGGCTGGCACACCACCTGGGGCGCCTTCAGCTTCCCGTTCATCTTCCTGGCTACTGACCTCACCGTGCGCCTGATCGGCAAGCATGCCGCGCGCGTGGTCATTGCACGGGTGATGGTGCCGGCGTTGGTGGCCTCTTACGTGGTCTCGGTGTTGTTCCATGAAGGCGCCTTCGGTGGCCTGGCGGCGCTCGGTGAGTTCAACCTGTTCGTGTTCCGCATCGCCCTGGCCAGCTTCCTCGCCTACGTGCTCGGGCAGCTGCTCGACATCCAGGTGTTCGATCGCCTGCGCCAGCTCAAGCACTGGTGGATCGCCCCGGCCGCTTCCAGCGTATTCGGTCAGGCCATGGACACCCTGGCGTTCTTCTCCATCGCCTTCTGGCAGAGCAGTGACCCGTTCATGGCGGCCAACTGGGTGGAGATCGCCGTGGTCGACTACGTGATCAAGCTGGCGGTCAGCCTGGCGCTGTTCGTACCGTTGTACGGCATGCTGCTCAGCGCCATCGTGCGGCGCTTGCCGCAGCGTACCGCCACAGCCTGA
- a CDS encoding C40 family peptidase — translation MQCLDSERLPRKGQSPGSLGLNKFFMSFCLGGALLLGICTQASATFRIHTVPAASPIAEPEPAREVIDRALGALGTPYRWGGTSPRQGFDCSGLVQYAFKTQDDLDLPRTSRALSRLDAPSVKRSDLQPGDLLFFRIRSRSVDHVAIYIGEGRFVHAPRRGTKVRIDRLNNSYWQRHFQLAKRVVPEA, via the coding sequence ATGCAATGCCTTGATTCGGAAAGGCTTCCGCGTAAAGGCCAATCACCAGGGTCACTGGGTTTGAATAAATTCTTCATGTCATTTTGTCTGGGAGGCGCTCTTTTACTGGGAATTTGTACCCAAGCCTCCGCCACCTTTCGCATTCATACCGTTCCCGCCGCCTCGCCGATAGCCGAGCCTGAGCCGGCCCGTGAAGTAATCGACCGAGCCTTGGGTGCACTGGGTACGCCTTATCGCTGGGGTGGTACCAGCCCCCGGCAGGGGTTCGATTGCAGCGGCCTGGTGCAATACGCCTTCAAGACCCAGGACGACCTCGACCTGCCGCGCACCTCCCGCGCGCTGTCGCGCCTGGACGCGCCTTCGGTGAAACGCAGCGACCTGCAGCCCGGCGACCTGCTGTTTTTCCGTATTCGCAGCCGCTCGGTGGATCACGTGGCCATCTACATCGGCGAGGGCCGCTTCGTCCATGCGCCACGTCGCGGCACCAAGGTGCGTATCGATCGCCTCAACAATTCGTACTGGCAGCGTCATTTCCAACTGGCCAAGCGGGTGGTGCCGGAGGCCTGA
- a CDS encoding Lrp/AsnC family transcriptional regulator: MHKLDRYDLKILRILSEDGRITKSALAEAINLSVTPAWERVRKLESAGLIKGYRAQIDWAALFRSQQVLVEITLARHTAQDMRRFEQRLSEAPEVGFCYATGGGVDYIAMIRARDIDHYQRFIDQLLLEDLGIERYFTYIVTKTIKADTSGAPVELDD, translated from the coding sequence ATGCACAAGCTCGACCGCTATGACCTGAAGATCCTGCGCATCCTGTCCGAGGATGGACGGATCACCAAGTCGGCCCTGGCCGAGGCGATCAACCTCTCGGTGACGCCGGCCTGGGAGCGGGTGCGCAAGCTGGAAAGCGCCGGGCTGATCAAGGGCTACCGCGCACAGATCGACTGGGCAGCGCTGTTTCGCAGCCAGCAGGTGCTGGTGGAAATCACCCTGGCCCGTCACACCGCGCAGGATATGCGCCGCTTTGAGCAGCGCCTGAGCGAGGCCCCGGAGGTGGGCTTCTGCTACGCCACCGGTGGCGGCGTCGACTACATCGCCATGATTCGCGCCCGCGATATCGACCACTACCAGCGCTTCATCGACCAGCTGCTGCTGGAAGACCTGGGCATCGAGCGCTACTTCACCTACATCGTCACCAAGACCATCAAGGCAGACACGTCGGGCGCGCCCGTCGAACTGGACGACTGA